From the genome of Gallus gallus isolate bGalGal1 chromosome 24, bGalGal1.mat.broiler.GRCg7b, whole genome shotgun sequence, one region includes:
- the HYOU1 gene encoding hypoxia up-regulated protein 1 precursor: MARAPRWMLGWLLLACCVPHTEPLAVMSVDMGSESMKIAIVKPGVPMEIVLNKESRRKTPVAVALKENERLFGDSALGMSIKTPKVAFRYFQDLLGKQIDNPQVALYQSRFPEHELVKDEKRQTVIFKLSQTLQYSPEEMLGMVLNYSRGLAEEFAEQPIKDAVITVPAYFNQAERRAVLHAARMADLKVLQLINDNTAVALNYGVFRRKDINATAQNIMFYDMGAGSTVCTIVTYQTVKTKDSGTQPQLQIQGIGFDRTLGGLEMELRLRDYLAKLFNDQHPSKDVRKNPRAMAKLLKEANRLKTVLSANADHMAQIEGLLDDIDFKAKVSRQEFEDLCSDLFQRVPGPVQQALSSAEMNLDGIDQVILVGGATRVPKVQEVLLKAVGKEELGKNINADEAAAMGAVYQAAALSKAFKVKPFMVRDAAMFPIQVEFTREVEEDDKSKSLKHNKRILFQRMAPYPQRKVITFNRYTDDFEFYVNYGDLSFLNQDDLRIFGSLNLTTVRLKGVGESFKKHSDYESKGIKAHFNMDESGVLSLDRVESVFETLVEDKLEEESTLTKLGNTISSLFGGGGHTPEAGENLTDSVQEEEESLAEAAKEEQGVKQGQKSSAEDAGEEQGEEKQQSPHPDQAEAVPPKEESQKNEEGEKSEARDPKEDKETVKEEELSKSSGAGTAAKAEEEKKIKAPKKQKLVHEITMELDVNDVPDLLEDELKSSMKKLQDLTIRDLEKQEREKSANSLESFIFETQDKLYQEEYLFVSTEEEREEISKKLSEASNWMEEEGYAAATKELKDKLAELKKLCRNLFFRVEERRKWPERLAALESLLNHSNIFLKGARMIPESDQIFTEVELGTLEKAINETTVWKNETLAEQNKLSPAEKPVLLSKDIELKIAGLDREVQYLLNKAKFAKPKPKKEKNATKSDSGKNATGTSESENTIPPTEGKQEEKPEDISPAKEPPTTEKVVTDDEPGSDSSSKKEKKPEAGGESRKNDEL; this comes from the exons ATGGCGCGGGCGCCCCGTTGGATGCTCGGCTGGCTGCTGCTCGCCTGCTGCGTGCCGCACACAG AGCCGCTGGCCGTGATGTCCGTGGACATGGGCAGCGAGTCCATGAAGATTGCCATTGTGAAGCCTGGGGTGCCGATGGAAATTGTCCTGAACAA GGAATCACGGAGGAAAACACCTGTAGCTGTTGCTTTGAAGGAGAATGAGCGTCTCTTTGGTGATAGTGCATTAGGAATG tcTATAAAGACCCCCAAGGTGGCATTCAGATACTTTCAAGATCTGCTGGGTAAGCAAATTGATAACCCTCAAGTGGCACTGTACCAGTCCCGATTCCCAGAACATGAACTGGTGAAGGATGAGAAGAGACAGACGGTTATCTTCAAGCTGTCACA gaCATTACAGTATTCTCCAGAGGAGATGCTTGGTATGGTCCTGAACTATTCACGTGGTCTAGCTGAGGAATTTGCAG agcagcccaTCAAGGATGCAGTGATCACTGTTCCTGCCTACTTCAAccaggcagagaggagagcagtgctgcacgcTGCTCGCATGGCTGACTTGAAGGTTCTGCAGCTGATCAATGACAACACTGCTGTAGCTTTGAACTATGGAGTTTTCAGGAGGAAAGACATCAATGCCACTGCACAG AATATCATGTTTTACGACATGGGAGCAGGAAGCACCGTTTGTACTATTGTTACGTATCAGACAGTGAAAACTAAGGACTCGGGAACCCAACCTCAGTTGCAGATCCAGGGCATTGG GTTTGACCGTACTCTTGGAGGTTTAGAGATGGAGCTTCGTCTCCGAGATTATTTGGCAAAGCTCTTTAATGATCAGCACCCCTCGAAAGATGTCCGAAAGAACCCCCGGGCCATGGCCAAACTGCTGAAGGAGGCCAACCGCCTGAAAACTGTCCTGAGTGCAAATGCTGACCACATGGCACAG ATTGAGGGGCTGCTGGATGATATTGACTTCAAAGCCAAAGTCTCAAGGCAAGAATTTGAGGATTTGTGCTCTGACTTGTTCCAACGAGTCCCAGGACCTGTGCAGCAGGCTTTGAGCAGCGCAGAGATGAACCTG GATGGAATTGACCAGGTGATTCTAGTTGGCGGTGCCACACGGGTCCCCAAAGTGCAGGAAGTTTTGCTGAAAGCTGTGGGCAA AGAGGAACTGGGCAAGAATATAAATGCTGATGAGGCTGCTGCCATGGGTGCAGTCTACcaagcagctgctctgagcaaagCCTTTAAGGTGAAGCCTTTCATGGTTCGAGATGCAGCCATGTTTCCTATCCAG GTGGAGTTTACTCGTGAAGTTGAGGAGGATGATAAATCCAAGAGTTTAAAGCATAACAAGAGGATTTTGTTCCAGCGCATGGCACCATATCCACAGCGTAAAGTGATCACTTTCAACCGCTACACAGATGACTTTGAGTTCTATGTCAACTATGGAGATCTGTCTTTCCTGAACCAGGATGACTTGCG AATTTTTGGATCCCTGAATCTCACTACCGTGAGGCTAAAGGGAGTTGGGGAGAGTTTTAAGAAGCACTCAGATTATGAGTCCAAAGGCATCAAAGCTCACTTCAATATGGATGAGAGCGGAGTGCTGAGTCTTGACCGG GTGGAATCTGTGTTTGAGACCTTGGTGGAAGACAAGCTGGAGGAGGAGTCAACACTGACAA AACTTGGTAACACCATCTCAAGCCTCTTTGGGGGTGGTGGCCATACACCAGAGGCTGGAGAGAACCTGACGGACTCGGTTCAG gaagaagaagaaagcctAGCAGAAGCAGCTAAAGAAGAGCAGGGGGTGAAACAAGGCCAGAAGAGTAGTGCAGAAGATGCTGGTgaagagcagggagaggagaaacaGCAGTCACCACATCCAGATCAGGCAGAGGCTGTCCCTCCTAAAGAAGAGTCGCAGAAAAACGAAGAAGGCGAGAAATCAGAGGCTCGG GATCCTAAGGAAGATAAAGAAACTGTGAAAGAGGAAGAACTTTCCAAAAGTTCtggtgcaggcactgctgccaaagcagaagaagagaaaaaaatcaaagcaccCAAGAAGCAGAAGCTCGTCCATGAGATCACGATGGAACTGGATGTAAATGATGTGCCTGACCTGCTGGAGGATGAACTGAAGAGCTCAATgaaaaa GCTCCAAGATTTGACAATCAGAGATCTggagaaacaggaaagagaaaaatcagccaACAGCTTGGAGTCATTCATCTTCGAGACCCAG GACAAGCTTTACCAAGAAGAGTACCTGTTTGTCTCaacagaggaggagagagaagaaatttcCAAAAAGCTTAGTGAAGCTTCAAActggatggaggaggagggctATGCAGCTGCAACTAAG GAGCTGAAGGACAAGCTTGCAGAGCTGAAGAAGCTTTGTAGGAACCTCTTCTTCCGGGTCgaggaaaggaggaaatggCCAGAACGGCTGGCTGCCCTGGAGAGTCTGCTGAACCACTCAAACATCTTCCTCAA GGGAGCCCGAATGATCCCAGAGTCTGACCAAATATTCACAGAAGTGGAACTGGGTACACTGGAAAAAGCAATCAATGAAACAACG GTATGGAAAAATGAGACACTGGCAGAACAGAATAAACTGTCTCCTGCTGAGAAACCAGTCCTGCTGTCCAAAGATATAGAGCTCAAGATAGCAGGCCTGGACAGAGAAGTGCAATATCTTCTGAACAAGGCCAAGTTtgcaaaaccaaaacccaaaaaGGAGAAGAATGCCACAAAATCTGATTCAGGCAAGAATGCTACAGGAACCTCTGAGAGTGAGAACACTATCCCTCCCACGGAGGGGAAGCAAGAAG agaaacctgaggatatcAGTCCGGCCAAGGAACCCCCAACTACTGAGAAAGTAGTGACAGATGATGAGCCTGGATCAGATTCCA GCtccaaaaaagagaagaaaccagaagctggaggagaaagcaggaaaaacgATGAGTTGTAA